The following coding sequences lie in one Notolabrus celidotus isolate fNotCel1 chromosome 6, fNotCel1.pri, whole genome shotgun sequence genomic window:
- the adck2 gene encoding uncharacterized aarF domain-containing protein kinase 2, with protein sequence MTAMAFGARAVLLNLRYTIQRAGCFTRTRLLQNSRTCLNKRGQILTQVPKVTLLFVGAVNASCCAARCQEAVLPSQTTERKSVARVQVHKLIFFLRLSLRALVLLLKFGPLVLLSPLTLVSARWSSRWMGALLWVTEASGPTFIKLGQWASTRRDIFPQEFCDRFSKLHVKVPPHPWSHTKQCLRRAFGEGWRRVLMFESKEPVGSGCVAQVYRGWAKADQVEDPAFQLLVEQMEKEDLLEAWEIPGLRGVARSLRKLWRRGKEEEGYEERRHWEMWHEEKEHLIPVAIKVVHPGVRRQVEIDLLLMKGGSWLLHCLPGLKWLSLCEIVDEFEKLMTKQIDLRFEAKNIERFRENFRDVNYVKFPTPLRPFVTRTILVETFEESEPISNYLSSEIPQEVKQRIARMGVDTMLKMVFIDNFVHGDLHPGNILVQHLGPPPGSSDSTEGAHGKTTLTDLWDTVVVSVRPEPYPLQLVLLDAGIVAKLSDHDLANFKAVFTAVVLRQGERVAELILNHARANDCQDVPQFKKEMAELVDHALSNTLSLGKIQVGDLLSRVFGLLIKHKVKLESNFASIVFAIMVLEGLGRSLDPNLDILDLAKPLLLKNCASLL encoded by the exons ATGACAGCTATGGCCTTTGGAGCAAGAGCAGTCCTCCTAAACCTGAGGTACACTATCCAGAGAGCTGGGTGCTTTACAAGGACAAGACTCCTCCAAAACTCCAGGACATGTTTGAATAAAAGAGGGCAGATTTTAACCCAGGTACCTAAAGTTACATTGCTGTTTGTGGGAGCAGTCAATGCATCATGCTGTGCAGCAAGATGCCAAGAAGCAGTTCTTCCATCTCAAACCACAGAAAGAAAGTCTGTAGCAAGAGTCCAAGTGCACAAACTTATATTTTTCCTCCGCCTCAGCCTTCGTGCATTGGTGCTGCTCCTTAAATTTGGTCCCCTGGTTCTCCTTTCGCCTTTGACTCTGGTGTCTGCTCGCTGGTCGTCCCGCTGGATGGGCGCCCTACTCTGGGTGACTGAAGCATCTGGTCCCACTTTCATCAAGCTAGGTCAGTGGGCCAGCACCAGGCGGGACATCTTCCCTCAGGAGTTTTGTGACCGATTCTCCAAACTCCACGTAAAGGTGCCCCCTCACCCCTGGTCCCACACCAAGCAGTGTCTCCGGAGGGCCTTTGGGGAAGGCTGGAGGAGGGTGTTGATGTTTGAGAGCAAAGAGCCTGTGGGTTCAGGATGTGTGGCGCAGGTGTACAGAGGCTGGGCCAAGGCAGACCAGGTGGAGGACCCAGCCTTCCAGTTGCTGGTGGAGCAGATGGAGAAAGAGGACTTGCTAGAAGCTTGGGAGATCCCTGGTCTGCGAGGGGTGGCGAGGTCTCTGAGGAAGCTTTGGAGAAGgggtaaggaggaggagggctatGAAGAGAGAAGACACTGGGAAATGTGGCATGAGGAGAAGGAGCATCTGATACCTGTGGCTATCAAG GTGGTGCATCCAGGCGTCAGGAGGCAGGTGGAGATTGACCTACTCCTGATGAAAGGAGGCAGTTGGCTCCTTCACTGTCTGCCTGGACTGAAGTGGCTCAGTTTGTGTGAGATAGTGGATGAGTTTGAGAAGCTCATGACCAAACAG ATTGATCTCCGTTTCGAGGCAAAAAACATCGAGCGTTTCCGGGAGAATTTCCGTGACGTGAATTATGTCAAATTCCCAACTCCATTACGACCATTTGTCACCAGGACCATCTTAGTGGAAACTTTTGAG GAGAGTGAACCGATATCCAACTACCTGAGCTCTGAGATTCCTCAGGAGGTGAAGCAGAGGATTGCCAGGATGGGAGTAGACACCATGCTTAAAATG gtttttattgaTAACTTTGTCCACGGTGATCTCCATCCTGGGAACATTCTGGTCCAGCATTTGGGACCTCCTCCTGGTTCCAGCGACAGTACAGAGGGGGCCCATGGGAAGACCACCCTCACTGACTTGTGGGACACGGTGGTGGTCAGCGTCAGGCCAGAGCCGTATCCTCTCCAGTTGGTGCTGCTGGATGCTGGCATCGTAGCTAAACTCAGTGACCACGATCTTGCCAACTTCAAGGCGGTCTTCACGGCTGTGGTGCTACGACag GGTGAGCGAGTGGCAGAGTTGATCCTGAATCATGCTCGGGCTAATGACTGTCAGGACGTCCCACAGTTTAAGAAGGAGATGGCCGAGCTGGTGGATCACGCCCTCAGTAACACCCTCTCTCTGGGGAAG atCCAAGTGGGTGACTTGCTCTCCAGAGTTTTTGGTCTGCTCATCAAACACAAG GTGAAGCTGGAGAGTAATTTTGCATCCATTGTTTTTGCCATCATGGTGCTGGAGGGTCTGGGCAGGTCACTCGATCCGAACTTGGACATCCTGGATTTGGCCAAACCACTGCTGCTAAAGAACTGTGCCTCActgctctga